One Pseudomonas abieticivorans genomic region harbors:
- a CDS encoding ATP-dependent DNA helicase gives MSYQIAVRALCEFTAKVGDLDLRFTPSPSAQEGIAGHRRVTSGRGAGYRSEVALSGEYLELAVRGRADGYDPLRNRLEEIKTYRGELARQPANHRQLHWAQARVYGWLLCQQEALADVNLALVYLDVDSDRQTLIEEHWTAADLQVFFYGQCRLFLDWARSEMARTALRDSGLGSLKFPFEGFRSGQRELAETVYKAVSTGRCLMAQATTGIGKTLGTLFPLLKALVPQQLDKIYFLTAKTPGRQLALDALQHVQRSAPDLKLRSLELVARDKACEHPDKACHGESCPLARGFYDRLPAARAAAAQVAVLHQQALREVALAHDVCPYYLSQEMARWVDVVIGDYNYYFDLSALLMGLAQANQWRLALLVDEAHNLVERTRQMYSASLDQQRLHALRRNPPASLKPALQRLNREWNALYKDQVAAYQAYDSPTDKFTLCLMRCVSLIGDLMNEQPEGLDRELLDFYFDALHFGRVAELFGEHYVFDIQLREGRGARKSALLCLRNVVPASLSGPRIAAARSSVLFSATLSPRHYFADLLGMPANTAWVDVQSPFSAEQLEVRIEQRISTRYQHRGASLEPIAALIARQFNQRPGNYLAFFSSFDYLQQVVEVMQQRYPEVPLWVQSRGMDESRRRDFLMQFTEHSQGVGFAVLGGAFGEGIDLPGARLIGAFIATLGLAQLNPVNEQLKQRMGEIFGAGYDYTYLYPGLQKVVQAAGRVIRSVDDRGVVVLIDDRFGESRVQQLFPKWWRW, from the coding sequence GTGAGTTACCAGATCGCGGTGCGCGCGCTGTGCGAGTTCACCGCCAAGGTCGGTGACCTGGACCTGCGCTTCACGCCGTCACCCAGCGCCCAGGAAGGCATCGCCGGGCACCGCCGGGTGACCAGTGGGCGCGGCGCCGGATACCGCAGTGAAGTGGCCTTGAGCGGTGAGTACCTGGAGCTGGCGGTGCGCGGCCGGGCCGACGGCTACGACCCGTTGCGCAACCGCCTGGAAGAGATCAAGACCTACCGTGGCGAGCTGGCCCGCCAGCCGGCCAACCATCGGCAACTGCACTGGGCCCAGGCACGGGTGTACGGCTGGTTGCTCTGCCAGCAGGAGGCCCTGGCCGACGTCAACCTGGCGCTGGTGTACCTGGACGTCGACAGCGACCGCCAGACCTTGATCGAAGAACACTGGACGGCAGCCGACCTGCAGGTATTTTTCTACGGCCAGTGCCGCTTGTTTTTGGACTGGGCGCGCAGCGAAATGGCCCGTACGGCCTTGCGCGACAGTGGCCTGGGCAGCTTGAAGTTTCCGTTCGAGGGTTTTCGTAGCGGCCAGCGTGAGTTGGCCGAAACCGTGTACAAGGCAGTCAGCACCGGGCGTTGCCTGATGGCCCAGGCCACCACCGGCATCGGCAAGACACTGGGTACGCTGTTCCCGCTGCTCAAGGCGCTGGTGCCGCAGCAACTGGACAAAATCTACTTCCTGACCGCCAAGACCCCGGGCCGCCAACTGGCCCTGGACGCCTTGCAGCACGTGCAGCGCAGTGCGCCCGACCTCAAGTTGCGCAGCCTGGAACTGGTGGCCCGGGACAAGGCCTGCGAACACCCAGACAAGGCCTGCCATGGTGAGAGCTGCCCGTTGGCCCGGGGCTTTTACGATCGTCTGCCGGCCGCCCGGGCTGCAGCCGCGCAGGTCGCCGTGCTGCACCAGCAGGCCCTGCGCGAGGTCGCCCTGGCCCATGATGTGTGCCCGTACTACCTGAGCCAGGAAATGGCCCGCTGGGTGGACGTGGTGATCGGCGACTACAACTATTATTTCGACCTCAGTGCCTTGCTGATGGGCTTGGCCCAGGCCAACCAGTGGCGCCTGGCCTTGCTGGTGGACGAGGCGCACAACCTGGTGGAACGCACCCGCCAGATGTACAGCGCAAGCCTGGACCAGCAACGCCTGCACGCCTTGCGCCGCAACCCGCCGGCCAGCCTGAAGCCGGCCTTGCAGCGCCTGAACCGCGAATGGAACGCGCTGTACAAGGACCAGGTGGCGGCGTACCAGGCCTACGACAGCCCCACCGACAAATTTACCCTGTGCCTGATGCGCTGCGTGTCACTGATCGGCGACCTGATGAACGAGCAGCCCGAGGGCCTTGACCGCGAACTGCTGGACTTCTATTTCGACGCACTGCACTTTGGCCGCGTGGCCGAGCTGTTTGGCGAGCACTACGTGTTCGACATCCAGCTTCGCGAGGGCCGCGGGGCGCGCAAAAGCGCATTGTTGTGCCTGCGCAACGTGGTGCCGGCCTCGTTGAGTGGGCCGCGGATTGCGGCCGCGCGCAGCAGCGTGTTGTTTTCCGCCACCCTGAGCCCACGGCACTATTTCGCCGACCTGTTGGGCATGCCCGCCAATACCGCGTGGGTCGACGTGCAGTCGCCGTTCAGTGCCGAGCAACTGGAGGTGCGCATCGAGCAGCGCATTTCCACGCGTTACCAGCATCGGGGCGCCTCCCTTGAGCCAATTGCCGCGTTGATTGCACGGCAGTTCAACCAGCGGCCGGGCAACTACCTGGCGTTTTTCAGCAGTTTCGACTACTTGCAACAGGTGGTCGAAGTGATGCAACAGCGCTACCCCGAGGTACCGCTGTGGGTGCAATCGCGCGGCATGGACGAGAGCCGGCGGCGTGACTTTCTCATGCAATTCACCGAGCACAGCCAGGGGGTGGGCTTCGCGGTGTTGGGCGGGGCGTTTGGCGAAGGCATCGACTTGCCGGGTGCGCGGTTGATCGGCGCATTTATCGCGACCCTGGGCCTGGCCCAGTTGAACCCGGTGAACGAGCAACTCAAGCAGCGCATGGGTGAAATATTTGGCGCCGGCTACGATTACACCTACCTGTACCCCGGCTTGCAGAAAGTGGTGCAGGCAGCAGGAAGGGTGATCCGCAGCGTCGACGATCGCGGCGTGGTGGTGCTGATCGATGATCGGTTTGGCGAGAGCCGGGTGCAGCAGCTTTTTCCCAAGTGGTGGCGCTGGTAA
- a CDS encoding VRR-NUC domain-containing protein, which yields MTVSPLDDPFYYLVNFQRVLDWLSLRYSDVLDAEEQRFIARFAQVPRPAQALLVRLVMRKGPLFRASKLVYDEIGATALAVQPLLDEGWVNAQAPLALAELFEVLQKPEIITTFKPWIRRASARKDELLAQIAEHAPPAQAFGLWCPHLDDQVYALPVRPLCERLRLLFFGNLHQGWTDFVLADLGIFRYETVDMPLASRGLQNRADVELGLQLHHCREALEAGAELMPLLAQLRGLASDNPWLRSRRDKLLFSLAYQCERQGLLLEALAIYSECAYPGSRARQIRVLERLERFEQAHALALLAEQAPESAAEAQHLPRVIPRLRRQLGLPATARSKKPVVLSLHVELAPGEVPMGVEFAVQAHLHEHDGPVYYVENSLLNSLFGLLCWPAIFAALPGAFFHPFQSGPADLMQPDFHTRRADLFGQCLAELSDERYKATIRTRYHSKFGVQSPFVFWGALSEELLAVALDCLPAEHLRRCFERLLEDVKANRSGMPDLIQFWPQEKRYRMIEVKGPGDRLQDNQLRWLDFCAQHQMPVQVCYVQWAASAP from the coding sequence GTGACTGTTTCCCCTTTGGATGATCCGTTCTATTACCTGGTCAACTTCCAGCGCGTGCTCGACTGGCTGAGCCTGCGCTACAGCGATGTGCTGGACGCCGAGGAGCAGCGTTTCATCGCCCGTTTCGCCCAGGTGCCACGGCCCGCCCAGGCGTTGCTGGTGCGCTTGGTGATGCGCAAGGGGCCGTTGTTCCGCGCCAGCAAGCTGGTCTATGACGAAATCGGCGCCACGGCGCTTGCGGTGCAGCCGCTGCTTGATGAAGGCTGGGTGAACGCGCAGGCGCCGCTGGCCTTGGCCGAGCTGTTCGAGGTGCTGCAAAAGCCCGAAATCATCACCACGTTCAAACCCTGGATCCGCCGCGCATCGGCGCGCAAGGACGAGCTGCTGGCGCAAATCGCCGAGCACGCGCCCCCGGCCCAGGCGTTTGGCTTGTGGTGCCCGCACCTTGACGACCAGGTGTACGCCTTGCCCGTGCGGCCCCTGTGCGAGCGCTTGCGCCTGCTGTTTTTTGGCAACCTGCACCAGGGCTGGACCGACTTCGTGTTGGCGGACCTGGGCATCTTTCGTTATGAAACGGTGGACATGCCGCTGGCGTCCCGCGGCTTGCAAAACCGCGCCGATGTGGAGCTGGGCCTGCAGTTGCACCATTGCCGCGAAGCCCTGGAAGCAGGCGCTGAGTTGATGCCCTTGCTGGCCCAACTGCGCGGCCTGGCCAGCGATAACCCGTGGTTGCGCAGCCGTCGCGACAAGCTGCTGTTTAGCCTGGCCTACCAATGCGAACGCCAAGGCCTGCTGCTAGAGGCGTTGGCGATTTATTCCGAATGCGCCTACCCCGGCAGCCGGGCCCGGCAGATCCGCGTGCTGGAGCGCCTGGAGCGCTTCGAGCAGGCCCACGCGCTGGCGCTGTTGGCCGAACAGGCCCCCGAAAGCGCGGCGGAAGCCCAGCACTTACCCCGGGTGATACCGCGCTTGCGTCGGCAACTGGGGCTGCCGGCGACTGCTCGGTCTAAAAAGCCGGTGGTGCTCTCGTTGCATGTGGAGCTGGCGCCGGGCGAGGTGCCCATGGGCGTCGAGTTCGCCGTGCAGGCCCACCTGCACGAACACGACGGGCCGGTGTACTACGTCGAAAACAGCCTGCTCAACTCGTTGTTCGGCCTGCTCTGCTGGCCGGCGATCTTCGCGGCCCTGCCGGGGGCGTTCTTCCACCCGTTCCAAAGCGGCCCGGCCGACCTCATGCAGCCGGACTTCCACACCCGCCGCGCCGATTTGTTCGGCCAATGCCTGGCAGAGTTGAGCGATGAGCGCTACAAGGCGACCATCCGCACCCGCTACCACAGCAAATTCGGCGTGCAGTCGCCTTTCGTGTTCTGGGGCGCGCTGAGCGAGGAATTGCTGGCGGTGGCGCTCGACTGCCTGCCCGCCGAGCACCTGCGCCGCTGCTTCGAGCGCCTGCTGGAAGACGTCAAGGCCAACCGCAGTGGTATGCCTGACCTGATCCAGTTCTGGCCGCAGGAAAAACGTTACCGCATGATCGAGGTCAAGGGCCCGGGCGATCGCCTGCAGGACAACCAATTGCGCTGGCTGGATTTTTGCGCGCAGCACCAGATGCCGGTCCAGGTGTGCTACGTGCAATGGGCAGCGAGCGCCCCGTGA
- a CDS encoding anti-sigma factor family protein — translation MHELDCKQCRALLDGYLDQALSASQVAEVDGHLLYCAECAQHLQAARSLIAAVKAHAPYYPAPADLQGLLARQTPAAWRRWWAPAASGVALAVALVLFIATPVAPPAWQEEAVSSHVRSLMAEHLNDVASADRHTVKPWFTGKLDFAPPVHDFSDQGFVLLGGRLDYLRQRSAAALTYRHDRHVINLFIQPTDEPDSPPQAFSVRGFNVLAWQHQHLRFVAVSDVDAGQLQALGLLVQATP, via the coding sequence ATGCATGAACTGGACTGCAAACAGTGCCGGGCGCTGCTCGATGGCTACCTGGACCAAGCGTTGAGCGCCAGCCAAGTGGCCGAGGTCGATGGCCACCTGCTGTATTGCGCCGAGTGCGCGCAGCACCTTCAGGCCGCGCGCAGCCTGATTGCCGCCGTAAAAGCCCATGCCCCTTACTATCCGGCACCTGCCGACCTGCAGGGCCTGCTCGCCCGGCAAACACCTGCCGCGTGGCGCCGTTGGTGGGCGCCTGCCGCCAGCGGGGTGGCCTTGGCCGTGGCGCTTGTGCTGTTTATCGCCACGCCCGTGGCGCCGCCGGCGTGGCAGGAGGAAGCGGTGTCCAGCCACGTACGTTCGTTGATGGCCGAGCATTTGAACGACGTGGCCTCTGCCGATCGCCATACGGTCAAGCCCTGGTTCACCGGCAAACTGGACTTCGCCCCACCGGTGCATGACTTCAGCGACCAGGGCTTCGTGTTGCTGGGCGGTCGGTTGGACTACCTGCGCCAGCGCAGCGCGGCGGCGTTGACCTACCGGCATGACCGCCACGTGATCAACCTGTTCATTCAGCCCACCGATGAACCGGACAGCCCGCCGCAGGCCTTCAGCGTGCGCGGGTTCAACGTGTTGGCGTGGCAGCATCAGCACCTGCGCTTTGTCGCGGTATCGGATGTGGACGCGGGCCAATTGCAGGCGCTGGGGCTGCTGGTGCAGGCGACACCCTGA
- a CDS encoding sigma-70 family RNA polymerase sigma factor: protein MNRFEALFAPHMNAAYNLARWLTGNDSAAHDVVQESAYRACKYLDRFDGSNPRAWFLAIVRNESHTWLKAAMAWRWMPLDEQEVADHGESPEGLAIDAEDCAHVQAALQALAPGFREVIVLKDLQGLSYQDIARVIDVPLGTVMSRLSRARGQLREQLLRRRGHA from the coding sequence ATGAATCGATTCGAGGCGCTGTTTGCACCGCACATGAACGCCGCCTATAACCTGGCACGGTGGCTGACGGGCAACGACAGCGCGGCCCACGACGTGGTGCAGGAAAGCGCCTACCGCGCCTGCAAATACCTGGACCGCTTTGACGGCAGCAACCCGCGTGCCTGGTTTTTGGCCATCGTGCGCAACGAAAGCCACACCTGGTTGAAGGCGGCCATGGCCTGGCGCTGGATGCCCCTGGACGAGCAAGAGGTTGCCGACCACGGCGAGTCCCCGGAAGGCCTGGCCATCGACGCCGAGGATTGCGCCCATGTGCAAGCGGCCTTGCAGGCGCTGGCCCCCGGTTTTCGCGAGGTGATCGTGTTGAAAGACCTGCAGGGCTTGAGCTACCAGGACATCGCCCGGGTGATCGATGTGCCGTTGGGCACGGTCATGTCGCGCTTGTCGCGGGCACGTGGGCAATTGCGCGAACAATTGCTGAGGCGGCGCGGCCATGCATGA
- a CDS encoding metallophosphoesterase family protein yields MNTRRHDSLQDPTRRTLLKCSAWAGAGVIWALAGGVPKAFALDDNGSLSDPTALASDFHFVQISDSHIGFNKEANPEPLKTLQLAIDKVIALPRPPALILHTGDISHLSRADEFDLAEQTLKGLPARVHYVPGEHDTLDAGGGQLYLQRYGKGTQGNGWYSFDDHGVHFVALVNVFNFQAGHEASLGSDQLKWLADDLRAVSRSTPVVVFAHIPLWTIYQPWGWGTEDGDQALALLRDYGSVTVLNGHIHQVIQKVEGNITFHTARGTAYPQPAPGAAAAPGPLSVPADQLRNYLGITDVRATQGNHPLALINTTLADPVNA; encoded by the coding sequence ATGAACACGCGCCGCCACGACAGCCTGCAAGACCCCACCCGCAGAACCCTGCTCAAATGTTCGGCCTGGGCCGGCGCGGGGGTGATCTGGGCCCTGGCCGGCGGGGTACCCAAAGCGTTCGCCCTGGATGACAACGGTAGCCTGTCGGACCCTACCGCGCTGGCCAGTGACTTTCATTTCGTGCAAATCAGCGACTCGCACATCGGCTTCAACAAGGAGGCCAACCCAGAACCCCTCAAGACCCTGCAACTGGCCATCGACAAGGTCATCGCCCTGCCCCGCCCACCGGCGTTGATCCTGCATACCGGTGACATCAGCCACCTGTCCCGGGCCGACGAGTTCGACCTGGCCGAGCAGACGCTCAAGGGCCTGCCCGCCCGCGTGCACTACGTACCCGGCGAACACGATACCCTGGATGCCGGCGGCGGCCAGTTGTATTTGCAACGCTATGGCAAGGGCACCCAGGGCAATGGCTGGTACAGCTTCGATGACCATGGGGTGCACTTCGTGGCGCTGGTCAATGTGTTCAACTTCCAGGCCGGCCATGAAGCCAGCCTGGGCAGCGACCAGCTCAAATGGCTGGCCGACGACCTGCGCGCGGTGTCGCGCAGCACCCCGGTGGTGGTGTTTGCGCATATCCCGCTCTGGACGATCTACCAACCCTGGGGCTGGGGTACCGAGGACGGCGACCAGGCACTGGCGCTGCTACGCGACTACGGTTCGGTGACCGTGCTCAACGGGCACATTCACCAGGTGATCCAGAAAGTGGAAGGCAACATCACCTTCCACACCGCCCGGGGTACCGCCTACCCGCAACCGGCGCCCGGGGCCGCCGCCGCGCCGGGCCCGTTGAGCGTGCCGGCCGACCAGTTGCGCAACTACCTGGGCATCACCGACGTCAGGGCGACCCAGGGCAACCACCCACTGGCGCTGATCAACACCACCCTGGCCGACCCGGTGAACGCATGA
- a CDS encoding cupredoxin domain-containing protein — MNGQAWALLAGLTMAHGASAADAVQVDIRDFMFSPAQLTISAGTQVTWVNDDQIPHTLVDTNKHFRSAALDTQDRFTHTFDTPGRYEYFCTLHPQMVGTLIVTARP; from the coding sequence ATGAACGGCCAGGCATGGGCCTTGCTGGCCGGCTTGACGATGGCCCATGGCGCCAGCGCCGCCGACGCGGTGCAGGTCGATATCCGCGACTTCATGTTCAGCCCGGCGCAGTTGACCATCAGCGCCGGCACCCAGGTGACGTGGGTCAACGATGACCAGATCCCCCATACGCTGGTGGACACCAACAAGCACTTCCGTTCGGCCGCCCTGGACACCCAGGACCGTTTCACCCACACCTTCGACACACCGGGGCGCTATGAGTATTTTTGCACGTTGCACCCGCAGATGGTCGGCACCTTGATCGTCACGGCTCGGCCTTGA
- a CDS encoding PLP-dependent aminotransferase family protein, translating into MDRRPARGYAYQAVYRYLLSLIDAVEPGATLKLPSLRALARDLEVSIITVQSAYGLLENEGRVFCVAKSGYFTRAQSSQPCSSEKGDLYQRVAFNAIRADLRMLGRGQPFATLSQALLRQELQLWRQYPRVPEAPAQPCGELELRRLLAARYTRSTEQCWSAEQVYIAVDRRALLELLIEATGLGGGSVLVTSPACPQALQVLQHAGLRLVELPLCAVGRVDQDRLAQILAQGEVRMMMVDSAFNVPQGTLMPDLDKHCIVSLLDSHGVWLLENDSHGELCFQACTRFRDLANPDRLLVLSSFEHTLGGDAPFAYLLSRHFGADLRAAFVRRGFQVPLLRQRAIARLYAAGVVDEHLMRLRASLSLRLEQLSARVKRLLGEQVWVDRPAGGAALWLRARQPTDMGRVFERLLAQRIVIEPGEMFSVGGLHRHCLQLRCGGQDDPPPDAVLLALGKALSQAARPLKAEP; encoded by the coding sequence ATGGACCGCCGACCTGCCCGCGGTTACGCCTACCAGGCGGTGTACCGCTATCTGTTGTCGCTGATCGACGCGGTGGAGCCGGGCGCCACCCTCAAGCTGCCGTCGCTGCGCGCCTTGGCCCGCGACCTCGAAGTCTCCATCATCACGGTGCAGTCAGCCTACGGCTTGCTGGAGAACGAAGGGCGGGTGTTCTGCGTGGCCAAGTCGGGCTATTTCACCCGTGCGCAATCCAGCCAGCCGTGTTCCAGCGAGAAGGGCGACTTGTACCAGCGGGTGGCCTTCAACGCGATCCGCGCCGACCTGCGCATGCTCGGTCGGGGCCAACCGTTCGCGACCTTGAGCCAGGCGTTGTTGCGCCAGGAATTGCAACTGTGGCGCCAGTACCCGCGCGTGCCGGAGGCGCCTGCCCAGCCCTGTGGCGAGCTTGAGTTGCGGCGCCTGTTGGCGGCGCGCTACACCCGGTCCACCGAGCAGTGCTGGAGCGCCGAACAGGTGTATATCGCGGTCGATCGGCGGGCCCTGCTGGAGCTGTTGATCGAGGCCACGGGCCTGGGTGGCGGCAGCGTGCTGGTCACCTCGCCGGCCTGCCCACAGGCCCTGCAGGTACTGCAGCACGCCGGGCTGCGCCTGGTCGAGTTGCCCCTGTGTGCCGTGGGGCGCGTGGACCAGGACCGGCTGGCGCAGATCCTGGCGCAGGGCGAGGTGCGCATGATGATGGTCGATTCGGCGTTCAACGTGCCCCAGGGCACCTTGATGCCGGACCTGGACAAGCATTGCATCGTCAGTCTGTTGGACAGCCACGGGGTGTGGTTGCTGGAAAACGACAGCCACGGCGAGTTGTGCTTCCAGGCCTGCACGCGGTTTCGTGACCTGGCCAACCCGGATCGGCTGCTGGTGCTGTCCTCGTTCGAGCACACCCTGGGCGGCGATGCGCCCTTTGCGTACCTGCTGTCGCGGCATTTTGGCGCGGACTTGCGTGCCGCCTTCGTACGGCGCGGGTTCCAGGTGCCGCTGCTGCGCCAGCGGGCGATTGCGCGGCTGTATGCCGCAGGCGTGGTGGACGAGCACCTGATGCGTTTGCGCGCCTCGCTCAGCCTGCGTCTTGAGCAACTGAGCGCACGGGTCAAGCGGCTGTTGGGCGAGCAGGTCTGGGTCGACCGGCCTGCCGGTGGCGCCGCCCTGTGGCTCAGGGCACGGCAACCGACCGACATGGGCCGGGTGTTCGAGCGCTTGCTGGCCCAGCGCATTGTCATCGAGCCGGGCGAAATGTTCAGCGTGGGCGGCTTGCATCGCCACTGCCTGCAACTGCGTTGTGGCGGCCAGGATGACCCACCGCCCGACGCGGTGCTGTTGGCCTTGGGCAAGGCCTTGAGCCAGGCTGCCCGGCCGCTCAAGGCCGAGCCGTGA
- a CDS encoding zinc-dependent alcohol dehydrogenase family protein yields MSRMIRFHKFGGAEVLKLEEYTARQPGPGEVQVRVEAIGISWYDVLWRQNLAPSHAHLPAGIGHEMAGVVAAVGEGVDDLAVGDKVASFPAESPNDYPVYGDLIVLPRLAVTRYPDILTPVEAAVHYTPYLIASFAYSELARAKPGQTVLVTDASHCAGPAFVQLGKALGLKVFAATKSEDERDNLRDLGAEKVIVTDEQDLLMQVNKYTDNRGVDMVMDGLGGPQMSLLGDALAPRGSLILYGLQGGNQTPFPACAAFQKNIQFFVHCLGNFTGKPELGITQDQAALQRALREINQFTSDRVIAPNIIKTFAFEDFVEAHRYMDNCPCGGRIALQL; encoded by the coding sequence ATGTCCCGCATGATCCGTTTCCACAAATTCGGTGGTGCCGAGGTGCTCAAGCTTGAAGAGTACACCGCACGCCAGCCAGGCCCTGGCGAAGTGCAAGTGCGCGTCGAAGCGATCGGTATCAGCTGGTATGACGTGCTCTGGCGGCAGAACCTGGCCCCCTCGCATGCCCACCTGCCGGCCGGTATCGGCCACGAGATGGCGGGTGTGGTGGCAGCTGTCGGCGAGGGTGTCGACGACCTGGCGGTGGGCGACAAGGTCGCCAGCTTCCCGGCCGAAAGCCCCAACGACTACCCGGTGTACGGCGACCTGATCGTGTTGCCGCGGTTGGCGGTAACCCGTTACCCGGACATTCTGACCCCGGTCGAAGCGGCCGTGCACTACACGCCGTATCTGATCGCCTCGTTCGCCTACAGCGAACTGGCGCGGGCCAAACCTGGCCAGACCGTGTTGGTGACCGACGCCAGCCACTGTGCAGGGCCGGCCTTCGTGCAACTGGGCAAGGCCCTGGGGCTCAAAGTGTTCGCGGCCACCAAGAGTGAGGATGAGCGTGACAATTTGCGCGACCTGGGTGCGGAAAAAGTCATCGTCACCGACGAGCAGGACTTGCTGATGCAGGTCAACAAGTACACCGACAACCGTGGCGTCGACATGGTCATGGACGGCCTGGGCGGGCCCCAGATGTCGTTGTTGGGCGATGCCCTGGCACCGCGCGGCAGTTTGATCCTGTACGGCCTGCAAGGCGGCAACCAAACGCCATTCCCGGCCTGTGCGGCGTTCCAGAAGAACATCCAGTTCTTCGTGCACTGCCTGGGCAATTTCACCGGCAAGCCGGAGTTGGGCATCACCCAGGACCAGGCCGCCTTGCAGCGGGCCCTGCGCGAGATCAACCAGTTCACCAGCGACCGGGTGATTGCGCCGAACATCATCAAGACCTTCGCCTTCGAAGACTTCGTCGAAGCGCACCGCTACATGGACAATTGCCCATGCGGTGGCCGGATCGCCCTGCAACTGTAA
- a CDS encoding LysR family transcriptional regulator: protein MNRNDLRRVDLNLLIVFETLMHERSVTRAAEKLFLGQPAISAALSRLRSLFDDPLFVRTGRSMEPSARAVEIFALLSPALDSISTAVSRAADFDPATSTAVFRIGLSDDVEFALLPQLLKRLRAEAPGIVLVIRRVNYILAPPLLASGEISIAVSYTSELPANAKRKVLRRSRPKLLRADTVPGALSLDDFCARPHALVSFAGDLSGFIDTELEKLERKRHVVLAVPQFNGLSTLLSGTDIVATVPDYTADALTAAGGVRAEDLPIEIQGFELHMAWRGSQDNDPGERWLRSRIQMFFGDPDSL, encoded by the coding sequence ATGAACCGCAACGACCTGCGCCGCGTCGACCTGAACCTGCTGATCGTGTTCGAAACCCTGATGCATGAGCGCAGCGTGACCCGCGCCGCCGAAAAGCTGTTCCTTGGCCAGCCGGCCATCAGCGCGGCCCTTTCACGCCTGCGCAGCCTGTTCGACGACCCCCTGTTCGTGCGCACTGGGCGCAGCATGGAGCCTTCGGCGCGAGCCGTGGAAATCTTCGCGCTGCTGTCCCCGGCACTGGACTCCATCTCCACCGCCGTGAGCCGCGCCGCCGATTTCGACCCCGCCACCAGCACCGCGGTGTTTCGCATCGGCCTGAGCGACGACGTCGAATTCGCCCTGCTGCCACAACTGCTCAAGCGCCTGCGCGCCGAAGCCCCCGGCATCGTGCTGGTGATCCGCCGGGTCAACTACATCCTCGCCCCGCCGTTGCTGGCCTCGGGCGAAATCTCCATCGCGGTCAGCTACACCAGCGAACTGCCGGCCAACGCCAAGCGCAAGGTACTGCGCCGCAGCCGCCCCAAACTGCTGCGCGCCGACACCGTGCCCGGGGCCCTGAGCCTGGACGACTTCTGCGCCCGCCCCCACGCCCTGGTGTCATTCGCCGGCGACCTGAGCGGGTTCATCGACACCGAGCTCGAAAAACTCGAGCGCAAGCGCCACGTGGTATTGGCCGTGCCGCAGTTCAACGGGTTGAGCACCTTGCTGTCGGGAACCGACATCGTCGCCACCGTGCCCGATTACACGGCGGACGCGTTGACGGCGGCGGGTGGGGTGCGGGCGGAGGACCTGCCGATCGAGATCCAGGGGTTCGAGCTGCACATGGCGTGGCGTGGGTCGCAGGATAATGACCCGGGGGAGCGGTGGTTGAGGTCGCGGATACAGATGTTTTTTGGCGATCCGGATAGTCTTTAG
- a CDS encoding DUF262 domain-containing protein: protein MNQAVSEPPIAPQLPLDVEGIAVASASLYNLFNGKRIPCSDGGVIFGRLHLPEYQRPYRWSEEQLKRLLDDLRSFVDRACRRLTYKPSEFPRTCSETWKEPAARPGLARLCRQQTWQIHRHGAGRPPPSQSCPFNSLAPLGPYFGLRPSSGSRFGFRSRTVIELTPILLITTP from the coding sequence ATGAACCAAGCCGTGAGTGAACCGCCGATTGCCCCGCAATTGCCATTGGACGTGGAGGGCATCGCTGTCGCCTCTGCGAGCCTCTACAATTTGTTCAACGGCAAGCGCATCCCCTGCAGCGACGGTGGGGTCATCTTTGGCCGGCTGCATCTGCCGGAGTATCAGCGGCCCTACCGCTGGAGTGAGGAGCAGTTGAAGCGGCTGCTCGACGATTTGCGCAGCTTCGTGGATCGCGCTTGTAGGCGATTGACCTATAAGCCTTCAGAATTTCCGCGCACTTGTAGTGAAACTTGGAAGGAACCAGCGGCGCGTCCAGGCTTAGCGCGTCTTTGCCGGCAACAAACTTGGCAAATCCATCGTCACGGGGCTGGCCGCCCGCCACCCTCCCAGTCCTGCCCTTTCAACTCCTTAGCGCCGCTTGGCCCATATTTCGGGCTGAGGCCGTCCTCTGGATCTAGGTTCGGCTTCAGAAGCCGCACCGTGATTGAGTTGACGCCAATCCTGCTCATTACTACCCCTTAG
- a CDS encoding type II toxin-antitoxin system PrlF family antitoxin, which translates to MPAIHEIATLTSKGQVTLPKSVRQLLGIDTGGKIAFDVREGEIVVSRVETTHEDPAIGAFLGLLEADIRSGRNLTTLPEDLAQTMLANANHSVNLDEDIDGEVAI; encoded by the coding sequence ATGCCTGCCATCCACGAAATCGCCACGTTGACCTCGAAGGGGCAAGTCACACTGCCCAAATCCGTTCGCCAGCTACTGGGCATTGACACAGGTGGCAAGATTGCATTCGACGTACGCGAGGGTGAAATCGTGGTCAGCCGCGTAGAAACCACTCACGAAGACCCTGCCATCGGTGCGTTCCTAGGTTTGCTAGAGGCTGATATCCGAAGCGGACGCAACCTCACCACCCTGCCGGAGGACTTGGCGCAAACCATGCTCGCTAACGCAAACCACTCCGTAAACCTGGACGAAGATATAGATGGTGAGGTCGCGATCTGA